Sequence from the Alphaproteobacteria bacterium SS10 genome:
CATTCCCTTCGATCCGCAGTTCGCGGCCAAGGCGGCGGCTAACACCAACATCACCGGTGATGATCGCGCCAAGGCGGAGGTTGGGCTATCCCTTTTCCAGCGGCCGATGCCGGTTGAGCTATGGGATTACGTGCGAGCGCATCAGGGGTACCAAAGCCTGGTGGCCCAACTTGGCTATGACCTTGATGAACTACCCCTAGGCTTCGCCTTGCTGCCGCGGCAGTAGGGGATGCCTGGCGTCGATCCAGCAGAACCAAAGTAGCGACAAAAATCGGGGCGAGGGCACTTGCAGAGCAGGTCGGTAAATGCTATTCGCCTCCGGCTCGCGGCAGAGTTGTTACCCGAACAGCCATCGAATATTGCCGACGACATAGGGCGCGTAGCTCAGCGGGAGAGCACTACGTTGACATCGTAGGGGTCGCTGGTTCAATCCCAGCCGCGCCCACCATTTATACTTAATTAAAACAACAACTTGTGGGCCTGCTGAAAGATTGGGCTGGGTGGCTATGCAGTCAATTCCTCGGGCTTGTCCGAGAAATTGCCGAAATTGGCCGTTACTGCTTCTACATCCGCGAGGTAGTTGGGGTCGAAATGAAGGTAAACGCGCCTCAGTGTTCGGGGGTCTGTCGCCGTCATTGCGCCGGCCTTGTCCATCGGTATCCCTTCCTGGGCCAACCACGAGATGAAGGAATGCTTCATCACATGAGGGGTTGCATCTGGTACGCCCGCCTTCACGGCTGCACGCTTGAAGGATTTCTTGATGTCCTTCACTGGTTTTCCCAGATGCTCGATGACAAATGTCGTCTCCGCATGCTGTCTCAGTCGAGTAAGCGCGGTTTTGAGGTCCGGTGGAATGGGTACGAGTGCACGGCGTTTGTTGGTTACCGCTTGGGTGGGGTCGCGAAAGTCGATCCGCCCGCCTACTAGGTCTACTCGATCCCAAGTAAGCTGTAGTATTGCCGATTTTCGAGCGCCGGTTCTCATTGCTATTTTGATGAAGGCCTTTAGGTGGGGTGCTGAGGCAGCATCGTGGATTGCCTGAGCTTGCTCGATCGAGAGATAGAGGTCTCTTGGTGGTTTTGGTTTTGGTATCTCGATCATACCAACATTGAAACTGATCCGACCGTCGTCGTTGGCTCTCTTTAGCGCAGTTTTCAGCTCTCGCAGTTCTTCGATAAGGCTGCCGGACCGATGGGCGCGGGCCTTTCGATACTCTGCTAAATGCACTCGGTTGAGCTGGTCTGCCGTCAGTGATCCAAGCGCTTCGTGAAGTGGCCGATGGTAAAAAGGTGAGTTCTGAGCCCTTGCCTTTCCCATGCTCTCTAGATCCGCAAGTCGCTCGTCGAGGAGCTGACTGATTGAAGGGTTGGGTGGTGCTGCTTTCAGAGCTTTGTACTGGATCAAGCATTGTTCAGCGCCCTCCCGATCCGAGCATTTAGTTGTAAATTCTCGGCTACCATCTCGGATGTAGAAGTTTGGCTTGTTGGGTCGCTTGATAAGGCGAGGGGCGAGAGGTTTGCGG
This genomic interval carries:
- a CDS encoding site-specific integrase, with translation MIQYKALKAAPPNPSISQLLDERLADLESMGKARAQNSPFYHRPLHEALGSLTADQLNRVHLAEYRKARAHRSGSLIEELRELKTALKRANDDGRISFNVGMIEIPKPKPPRDLYLSIEQAQAIHDAASAPHLKAFIKIAMRTGARKSAILQLTWDRVDLVGGRIDFRDPTQAVTNKRRALVPIPPDLKTALTRLRQHAETTFVIEHLGKPVKDIKKSFKRAAVKAGVPDATPHVMKHSFISWLAQEGIPMDKAGAMTATDPRTLRRVYLHFDPNYLADVEAVTANFGNFSDKPEELTA